One region of Skermanella mucosa genomic DNA includes:
- the ispG gene encoding flavodoxin-dependent (E)-4-hydroxy-3-methylbut-2-enyl-diphosphate synthase: MTVRPYRHIERRKSRLIHVGKVPVGGDAPISVQTMTNTLTTDVKATVEQIQRIEQAGADIVRVSCPDQESALALKQITREITIPVVADIHFHYKRAIEAAENGAACLRINPGNIGSADRVRDVIKAAKDHGCSIRIGVNAGSLEKDLLEKYGEPCPEAMVESAMDHARILEDHDFFDFKISVKASDVFLAVAAYQGLAEACDYPLHIGITEAGGLRAGTVKSSIGLGMLLWSGIGDTIRVSLSADPVEEVQVAYEMLKSLNLRRRGVTVISCPSCARQQFNVIKTVEVLEQRLAHITTPMTVSVIGCVVNGPGEARETDIGFTGGGSNTHQVYIAGQPDHRLKDEDIVGHLVGLVEKKAAQIEAEKAEAARAEAAAAEAAE, encoded by the coding sequence ATGACCGTCCGACCCTACCGCCACATCGAGCGCCGCAAGAGCCGCCTGATCCATGTCGGCAAGGTTCCCGTGGGCGGGGATGCGCCGATCTCGGTGCAGACGATGACCAACACGCTGACCACCGACGTCAAGGCCACGGTCGAGCAGATCCAGCGGATCGAGCAGGCCGGCGCCGACATCGTCCGCGTCTCGTGCCCCGACCAGGAATCGGCCCTGGCCCTGAAGCAGATCACGCGCGAGATCACGATCCCGGTCGTCGCCGACATCCATTTCCACTACAAGCGCGCGATCGAGGCGGCGGAGAACGGTGCCGCCTGCCTGCGCATCAATCCCGGCAATATCGGCTCGGCCGACCGGGTGCGCGACGTGATCAAGGCGGCCAAGGACCATGGCTGCTCGATCCGCATCGGCGTCAACGCCGGTTCGCTGGAGAAGGACCTGCTGGAGAAGTACGGCGAGCCTTGCCCGGAGGCGATGGTCGAGAGCGCCATGGACCATGCCCGCATCCTGGAAGACCACGACTTCTTCGACTTCAAGATCAGCGTCAAGGCGTCCGACGTGTTCCTGGCGGTCGCGGCCTACCAGGGGTTGGCGGAAGCCTGCGACTATCCCTTGCATATCGGCATCACCGAGGCCGGCGGATTGCGGGCTGGCACGGTCAAGTCGTCGATCGGCCTGGGCATGCTGCTGTGGTCCGGCATCGGCGACACCATCCGCGTCTCCCTGTCGGCCGACCCGGTCGAGGAGGTGCAGGTCGCCTACGAGATGCTGAAGTCGCTGAACCTGCGGCGGCGCGGCGTCACCGTGATCTCCTGCCCCAGCTGCGCCCGCCAGCAGTTCAACGTGATCAAGACCGTCGAGGTGCTGGAGCAGCGGCTGGCCCACATCACCACGCCGATGACCGTCTCGGTGATCGGCTGCGTGGTCAACGGGCCGGGCGAGGCGCGCGAAACCGACATCGGGTTCACCGGCGGCGGCAGCAATACCCACCAGGTCTATATCGCCGGCCAGCCCGACCACCGCCTGAAGGACGAGGACATCGTCGGTCATCTGGTCGGCCTGGTCGAGAAGAAGGCGGCGCAGATCGAGGCCGAGAAGGCCGAGGCCGCCCGGGCCGAAGCCGCCGCGGCGGAGGCGGCCGAGTGA
- a CDS encoding aspartate kinase, with amino-acid sequence MARIVLKFGGTSVGDIDRIKNVARKVKAEVDAGHQVAVVVSAMSGVTNKLVEYCAGISPLHDAREYDAVVASGEQVTSGLTALALQELGIPARSWQGWQIPIRTDDVHAKARICSIETEELERRLSSGEVAVVAGFQGVSPNGRIATLGRGGSDTSAVALAAALKADRCDIYTDVDGVYTTDPRIVSKARKLSKITYEEMLEMASLGAKVLQTRSVEMAMKHGVRVQVLSSFEKAAGSELPGTLVVDEDEIVEQELVSGIAYSRDEAKITLIGVADRPGVAAGLFGPLADSSVNVDMIVQNVSEDGASTDITFTVSKADLERARNVLEAARDELQYRRLLADSNVVKVSVIGVGMRSHAGVAQRMFKSLAEKGINIQVISTSEIKVSVLIAEEYTELALRALHTAYGLDAT; translated from the coding sequence ATGGCGCGGATCGTTTTGAAATTCGGCGGCACATCGGTCGGCGACATCGACCGCATCAAGAATGTGGCGCGCAAGGTTAAGGCGGAAGTCGACGCCGGCCATCAGGTCGCCGTCGTCGTCTCGGCCATGTCGGGCGTCACCAACAAGCTGGTGGAATACTGCGCCGGCATCAGCCCGCTGCACGACGCGCGGGAATACGACGCCGTCGTCGCCTCGGGCGAGCAGGTGACCAGCGGGCTGACCGCCCTGGCTCTCCAGGAACTGGGCATACCCGCGCGCTCGTGGCAGGGCTGGCAGATCCCGATCCGGACCGACGACGTGCATGCCAAGGCGCGCATCTGCTCGATCGAGACGGAAGAGCTGGAGCGCAGGCTGTCCTCGGGCGAGGTCGCCGTGGTCGCCGGCTTCCAGGGCGTCTCGCCGAACGGCCGGATCGCGACGCTCGGCCGCGGCGGATCCGACACCTCGGCGGTGGCGCTGGCCGCCGCGCTGAAGGCCGATCGCTGCGACATCTACACCGACGTGGACGGCGTCTACACGACGGACCCCCGCATCGTGTCGAAGGCCCGCAAGCTGTCCAAGATCACCTACGAGGAAATGCTGGAGATGGCGTCGCTCGGCGCCAAGGTGCTCCAGACCCGCTCGGTCGAGATGGCCATGAAGCACGGCGTGCGGGTGCAGGTGCTTTCCAGCTTCGAAAAGGCAGCCGGCAGCGAGCTACCCGGTACTCTGGTTGTGGACGAGGACGAAATCGTGGAACAGGAACTGGTCAGCGGCATCGCCTACAGCCGCGACGAAGCGAAGATCACCCTGATCGGCGTGGCCGACCGGCCCGGCGTCGCCGCCGGCCTGTTCGGTCCGTTGGCCGACTCGTCGGTCAACGTCGACATGATCGTGCAGAACGTGTCGGAGGACGGCGCCAGCACCGACATCACCTTCACGGTGTCGAAAGCCGACCTGGAGCGGGCGCGCAACGTGCTGGAGGCCGCCAGGGACGAGCTTCAGTACCGCCGCCTGCTGGCCGACAGCAACGTCGTCAAGGTGTCGGTGATCGGCGTCGGCATGCGCAGCCACGCCGGCGTCGCCCAGCGGATGTTCAAGTCGCTGGCGGAGAAGGGGATCAACATCCAGGTCATCTCGACCTCGGAGATCAAGGTCAGCGTGCTGATCGCGGAGGAGTACACCGAACTGGCGCTCCGCGCCCTTCACACCGCCTACGGGCTGGACGCCACCTGA
- the ptsP gene encoding phosphoenolpyruvate--protein phosphotransferase, which yields MPGITSRRLLARLRDVMAGSGSAQHRLDKIVTLIGAEMGADVCSCYVMRAGDILELFATVGLNQSAVHKTRLRVGEGLVGDIAAHARPVALANAPSHPNFAYRPETGEEAFLSLMGVPILRGGRVRGVLVIQHKDKRVYFEEEVETLQTIAMVVAELTAGGELVSQQEISAVADAALLPTRLDGVSLNRGLAMGLAVLHRPQLTIRQMVAEDPDVEIERFRKALEGMHTALDDLLRVSSVEGGEHHDILETYRMFAEDRGWLSRIREAIRNGLTAEAAVQRVQNDTRARMSQMHDPYFRERLLDLDDLTNRLLQHLAGKESQASANLPDDVILVARSMGPAELLDYDRRRLRALVLEEGSASSHVAIVARALDIPVVGQCIDVLTRIEPLDQLIVDGDNAQVLVRPAEDIQDAFHNSMTVRAQRKRLYAETIHQPAVSLDGVEVSINLNCGLLIDLQHLDDTGADGVGLYRTEIPFMIRSEYPGVEAQTELYGRVLELTGDRPIVFRTLDVGGDKSLPYFADQEQENPALGWRAIRIGLDRPAMLRQQLRALLRASGGRDVRVMFPMISECAEFEDARAVLDLELDRLARRGGVPPARVLVGAMLEVPALIWHLPALLPRLDFISVGSNDLMQYMFAADRGNPRINTRYDPLSPPMLTMLRHLVGLCEGAGVPISVCGEMAGRPLDAMALLGVGFRSLSMSPPAVGPVKTMLRSLNVSQLRQYIETLYPVRDHSLREKLRSFAIDHGVMI from the coding sequence ATGCCCGGCATAACGTCTCGGCGCCTGCTGGCGCGGCTGCGCGACGTGATGGCCGGCTCCGGCTCGGCGCAGCACAGGCTGGACAAGATCGTCACGCTGATCGGGGCGGAGATGGGGGCTGACGTCTGCTCCTGCTACGTCATGCGCGCCGGCGACATCCTGGAGCTGTTCGCCACCGTCGGCCTGAACCAGTCGGCCGTCCACAAGACCCGGCTGCGGGTCGGGGAGGGGCTGGTCGGCGACATCGCGGCCCATGCCCGGCCGGTGGCGCTGGCCAACGCGCCGTCCCATCCCAACTTCGCCTACCGCCCCGAGACGGGAGAGGAGGCGTTCCTGTCGCTGATGGGCGTGCCGATCCTGCGCGGCGGGCGGGTACGCGGCGTGCTGGTGATCCAGCACAAGGACAAGCGCGTCTATTTCGAGGAGGAGGTCGAGACCCTCCAGACCATCGCCATGGTGGTGGCCGAGCTGACCGCCGGTGGCGAACTGGTCAGCCAGCAGGAGATCTCCGCGGTCGCCGATGCCGCCCTGCTGCCGACCCGGCTCGACGGCGTCAGCCTCAACCGCGGGCTCGCCATGGGGCTGGCGGTGCTGCACCGGCCGCAGCTGACCATCCGCCAGATGGTCGCCGAGGACCCGGACGTGGAGATCGAGCGGTTCCGCAAGGCGCTGGAGGGGATGCATACCGCGCTGGACGACCTGCTGCGCGTCTCCAGCGTCGAGGGCGGCGAGCACCACGACATCCTGGAGACCTACCGGATGTTCGCCGAGGACCGCGGCTGGCTGTCGCGCATCCGCGAGGCGATCCGGAACGGCCTGACCGCGGAGGCGGCGGTCCAGCGCGTGCAGAACGATACCCGCGCGCGCATGAGCCAGATGCACGATCCCTATTTCCGGGAGCGGCTGCTCGACCTGGACGACCTGACCAACCGGCTGCTCCAGCACCTGGCGGGCAAGGAATCGCAGGCCTCGGCCAACCTGCCGGACGATGTCATCCTGGTCGCCCGCTCCATGGGGCCGGCCGAACTTCTCGATTACGACCGGCGCCGGCTCAGGGCCCTGGTGCTGGAGGAAGGGTCGGCGTCGAGCCACGTGGCGATCGTCGCCCGGGCGCTCGACATCCCGGTGGTCGGGCAATGCATCGACGTGCTGACCCGGATCGAACCGCTCGACCAGCTGATCGTCGACGGCGACAACGCCCAGGTGCTGGTTCGTCCGGCCGAGGACATCCAGGACGCCTTCCACAACAGCATGACGGTGCGCGCCCAGCGCAAGCGCCTCTATGCCGAGACGATCCACCAGCCGGCGGTATCGCTGGACGGCGTCGAGGTCTCGATCAACCTGAATTGCGGGCTGCTGATCGACCTGCAGCATCTCGACGATACCGGCGCCGACGGGGTCGGGCTCTACCGGACCGAGATCCCCTTCATGATCCGGTCGGAATATCCCGGCGTGGAAGCCCAGACCGAACTGTACGGGCGGGTCCTGGAGCTGACCGGCGACCGGCCGATCGTGTTCCGCACGCTCGACGTCGGCGGCGACAAGAGCCTTCCCTACTTCGCCGACCAGGAGCAGGAGAACCCGGCGCTGGGCTGGCGCGCGATCCGCATCGGGCTGGACCGTCCCGCCATGCTGCGCCAGCAGCTTCGGGCGCTGCTGCGCGCCTCGGGCGGGCGGGACGTGCGGGTCATGTTCCCGATGATCAGCGAATGCGCCGAGTTCGAGGACGCCCGCGCCGTGCTGGACCTGGAGTTGGACAGGCTGGCCAGGCGCGGCGGCGTTCCGCCGGCCCGCGTGCTGGTCGGGGCGATGCTGGAGGTGCCGGCCCTGATCTGGCATCTGCCGGCGCTGCTGCCGAGGCTGGACTTCATCTCCGTCGGGTCGAACGACCTGATGCAGTACATGTTCGCGGCCGACCGCGGCAATCCGCGGATCAATACCCGGTACGACCCGCTGTCGCCGCCGATGCTCACCATGCTCCGCCATCTCGTCGGCCTGTGCGAAGGCGCCGGCGTTCCGATCAGCGTGTGCGGCGAAATGGCCGGCCGGCCGCTCGACGCCATGGCCCTGCTCGGCGTCGGCTTCCGCAGCCTGTCCATGTCGCCCCCGGCGGTCGGCCCGGTCAAGACCATGCTGCGCAGCCTGAACGTGTCGCAATTACGCCAGTATATAGAAACCCTGTATCCGGTTCGCGATCACAGCCTGCGGGAAAAGCTGCGTTCATTTGCGATAGATCATGGGGTCATGATCTAA
- a CDS encoding NAD(P)H-dependent flavin oxidoreductase, with amino-acid sequence MTQAPAPMPAEDTTRAARARLDRLWSRGRAFLGTDLAVMGGAMTWVSERQLVAAISNGGAFGVIASGSMAPEQLAAEILGTRALTDRPFGVNLITLHPRLDELIDVCADHRVGHVVLAGGLPPSASIRRIKERGAKVVCFAPAASIARKLVKSGADAIMIEGMEAGGHIGPVSTSVLAQEILPVVSDVPVFVAGGIGRGEAILSYLEMGAAGVQLGTRFVCATESIAHPRYKHAFINAAARDAVPSVQIDPRFPVIPVRALTNEGTRRFQTFQAEVIGRFNRGEVSQKEAQLEIEHFWAGALRRAVIEGDVENGSLMAGQSVGMVTREQPAAEILGELVEQAVRALEARAGAFGKPERRDAIIPGAAE; translated from the coding sequence ATGACCCAAGCTCCCGCCCCGATGCCGGCCGAAGACACGACGCGCGCCGCCCGCGCCCGGCTCGACCGCCTGTGGAGCCGGGGGCGGGCCTTCCTGGGCACCGATCTCGCGGTGATGGGCGGCGCCATGACGTGGGTCTCGGAACGGCAGCTGGTGGCCGCCATCTCCAACGGCGGCGCCTTCGGCGTGATCGCGTCGGGCTCCATGGCGCCGGAGCAGCTGGCGGCCGAGATCCTGGGCACCAGGGCGCTGACCGACCGGCCGTTCGGCGTCAACCTGATCACCCTGCACCCGCGCCTGGACGAGTTGATCGACGTCTGCGCCGACCATCGGGTCGGGCATGTGGTGCTGGCCGGCGGGCTGCCGCCCTCGGCCTCGATCCGGCGGATCAAGGAGCGGGGCGCCAAGGTGGTGTGCTTCGCGCCCGCCGCCTCGATCGCCCGCAAGCTGGTCAAGAGCGGCGCCGACGCGATCATGATCGAGGGGATGGAGGCGGGCGGCCATATCGGGCCGGTATCCACCTCGGTGCTGGCGCAGGAGATCCTGCCCGTGGTCAGCGACGTGCCGGTGTTCGTCGCGGGCGGCATCGGCCGGGGGGAGGCAATCCTGTCCTACCTGGAGATGGGAGCGGCCGGGGTCCAGCTCGGCACGCGGTTCGTCTGCGCCACGGAATCGATCGCCCATCCGCGCTACAAGCATGCCTTCATCAACGCCGCGGCGCGCGACGCCGTGCCATCCGTACAGATCGACCCGCGTTTCCCGGTGATCCCCGTCCGGGCCCTGACCAACGAGGGGACCCGCCGCTTCCAGACCTTCCAGGCGGAGGTGATCGGGCGGTTCAACCGGGGCGAGGTGAGCCAGAAGGAAGCCCAGCTCGAGATCGAGCATTTCTGGGCCGGCGCCCTGCGGCGCGCCGTGATCGAGGGCGACGTGGAGAACGGCTCCCTGATGGCAGGCCAGAGCGTCGGCATGGTCACCCGCGAGCAGCCGGCCGCCGAGATCCTGGGGGAACTGGTCGAGCAGGCCGTCCGCGCGCTGGAGGCGCGCGCCGGTGCCTTCGGGAAACCGGAGAGGCGCGACGCGATCATTCCCGGGGCGGCGGAATAG
- the hemA gene encoding glutamyl-tRNA reductase: MPASGGHASSELVLVGANHRSSSGAVRDLICTEETEVPGVLARLRAAGLTEMLWLSTCDRVEVLTASCDPAGVASVAASALAERAGMTAQALAPELYTLTGGDAVRHLFAVACSLDSQVVGEPHVLGQVKAAHRASVAAHATGPELEAVLQAAYAAAKRVRTETAIAERPVSIAAAAVQTARDIHGDLDRSAALLIGLGDMGELMVDALREAGLPRLTVAARVDRRAEAAARRLGCHHAPIDDLDTALVSADIVVTAAGLGRYILSADRMEAVLKKRRRRPVFVIDTAIPGDVDPAVGGLEGVFVYDLADLERVALEGRATREAAAAAAWAIVDQAVAAFARGRAERAAVPAVAALRGHFEAVRSRLLADHAGADPAEATRLLVNRLLHDPSQVLRAMAASHDMEQVEAERLLRRLFRLDRSEDGAESGSAMTEFSTAGPVPGSSEGEVR; this comes from the coding sequence ATGCCCGCATCCGGGGGCCATGCGTCATCCGAACTGGTGCTGGTCGGCGCCAACCACCGCTCCAGCTCCGGGGCGGTGCGCGACCTGATCTGCACCGAGGAGACCGAGGTTCCCGGCGTGCTCGCCCGCCTCCGGGCGGCCGGCCTGACCGAGATGCTGTGGCTGTCCACCTGCGACCGGGTAGAGGTGCTGACCGCATCCTGCGATCCGGCCGGCGTCGCCTCCGTCGCTGCGTCGGCGCTGGCAGAACGCGCGGGCATGACCGCCCAGGCGCTGGCGCCCGAGCTTTACACCCTGACCGGCGGCGACGCCGTCCGCCACCTGTTCGCCGTCGCCTGCTCGCTCGACAGTCAGGTCGTCGGGGAGCCGCACGTGCTGGGGCAGGTCAAGGCGGCCCACCGGGCCTCGGTCGCGGCCCATGCGACCGGGCCGGAACTGGAGGCGGTGCTCCAGGCGGCCTACGCCGCGGCCAAGCGGGTCCGCACCGAGACCGCCATCGCGGAACGTCCCGTGTCGATCGCCGCCGCCGCGGTGCAGACCGCGCGCGACATCCACGGCGACCTGGACCGTTCCGCCGCCCTGCTGATCGGGCTGGGCGACATGGGCGAGCTGATGGTGGATGCGCTCCGCGAGGCGGGCCTGCCCCGCCTGACCGTCGCGGCGCGGGTCGATCGCCGGGCGGAGGCGGCGGCCCGGCGGCTGGGCTGCCACCATGCGCCGATCGACGATCTCGACACGGCGCTGGTATCCGCCGATATCGTGGTGACGGCGGCAGGGCTCGGGCGCTATATCCTGTCTGCCGACCGGATGGAGGCGGTGCTGAAGAAACGCCGCCGCCGCCCGGTCTTCGTGATCGACACGGCGATCCCCGGGGACGTCGATCCGGCCGTCGGCGGCCTGGAGGGCGTTTTCGTCTATGACCTGGCCGACCTGGAGCGGGTAGCCCTGGAGGGCCGCGCCACCCGGGAGGCCGCGGCCGCGGCCGCCTGGGCGATCGTCGACCAAGCGGTCGCGGCTTTCGCCCGGGGGCGGGCGGAGCGGGCGGCGGTTCCTGCGGTGGCGGCCCTGCGCGGTCATTTCGAGGCCGTAAGGAGCCGCTTGCTGGCGGATCATGCCGGCGCCGATCCGGCCGAGGCGACCCGCCTGCTGGTCAACCGGCTGCTTCACGACCCGTCGCAGGTGCTGCGGGCCATGGCGGCGTCGCACGACATGGAGCAGGTGGAGGCCGAACGGCTGCTGCGCCGGCTGTTCCGCCTGGACCGGTCGGAAGATGGGGCGGAGAGCGGCTCGGCCATGACGGAATTTTCGACTGCGGGCCCCGTTCCGGGGTCCAGTGAGGGTGAGGTACGGTGA
- a CDS encoding sensor histidine kinase encodes MKTLQQHPEEIMELRLRQATADQENEQLQTALEDMARRIDALAQENSGLQAERTAVAAENAHLRHLLARSHARFLEARVSAGRNAPRARTGLEGDISILHEELQVSLEELQVTAEELETANAALREANQTLESQVADRTANLNLAVTERDALLARKDLLIREVDHRVKNSLQMVMGLLRIQARKATDAATRHAIQAAVTRIQAIAQVHSMLYARNAGEGVAFHEYLREICAFLGETLGVDGRRWKLTVDADAVEVSTDLAIPLALVTAELVTNAFRHAFGDGPGRVRVCFRRAAGNRLELMVADDGRGLPPEFDWSQGDGLGLQVVKAMAEQIGARLDIARRDGTRFILEMPDNWDGVGANDTSEALAAAHRV; translated from the coding sequence ATGAAGACACTTCAGCAGCACCCTGAAGAGATTATGGAACTCCGCCTTCGCCAAGCGACCGCCGATCAGGAGAACGAGCAACTCCAGACCGCGCTCGAAGATATGGCAAGGCGTATCGACGCGCTTGCCCAGGAGAATTCGGGCCTGCAGGCGGAGCGGACGGCGGTGGCCGCCGAGAACGCCCATTTACGCCATCTGCTGGCCCGGAGCCACGCCCGCTTCCTGGAGGCCCGGGTATCGGCCGGGCGGAACGCTCCTCGCGCGCGGACGGGCCTGGAAGGCGACATATCGATCCTGCATGAGGAATTGCAGGTTTCCCTGGAGGAGCTTCAGGTCACCGCGGAGGAGCTTGAAACCGCCAATGCCGCCCTTCGGGAAGCCAACCAGACGCTCGAAAGCCAAGTGGCGGACCGAACCGCCAACCTGAACCTTGCCGTTACCGAGCGCGATGCCTTGCTTGCCCGGAAGGACTTGCTGATCCGCGAAGTGGACCACCGGGTCAAGAACAGCCTGCAGATGGTCATGGGCTTGCTTCGGATCCAGGCGCGGAAGGCCACCGATGCCGCTACCCGGCACGCCATCCAGGCCGCCGTGACGCGTATCCAGGCGATCGCCCAGGTCCACAGCATGCTTTATGCCCGAAATGCCGGAGAGGGCGTCGCCTTCCATGAGTATCTGAGGGAGATCTGCGCTTTCCTCGGCGAGACGCTGGGCGTGGACGGTCGCCGGTGGAAGCTGACGGTCGATGCCGATGCCGTAGAAGTCTCGACCGACCTGGCGATCCCGCTGGCCCTGGTTACCGCCGAACTGGTCACCAACGCCTTCCGCCACGCCTTCGGCGATGGGCCCGGCAGAGTCCGGGTATGCTTCCGCCGCGCCGCGGGAAACCGTCTGGAACTCATGGTCGCCGACGACGGCCGCGGGCTGCCCCCGGAATTCGACTGGTCCCAAGGCGATGGCCTGGGATTGCAGGTGGTCAAGGCGATGGCCGAGCAGATCGGCGCCCGGCTCGACATCGCCCGGCGGGACGGCACCCGCTTTATCCTGGAGATGCCGGACAATTGGGATGGGGTGGGCGCGAACGACACGTCAGAAGCTCTTGCAGCGGCGCATAGGGTCTGA
- the ubiG gene encoding bifunctional 2-polyprenyl-6-hydroxyphenol methylase/3-demethylubiquinol 3-O-methyltransferase UbiG translates to MSATSTASATSRASAAAASPSGGTVDAGEIARFSAIAAQWWDPRGKFKPLHKYNPVRIGYIRDAVCARFGRDPTAPQPLAGLRFVDIGCGGGLLAEPLARLGAEVVGIDAAERNVKVAAQHAEESGVTVDYRHTTAEDLAEAGERFDVVLALEVVEHVADVPLFLRSLCTLMKPDGDPGSMLFLATINRTPKSFALAIVGAEYVLRWLPRGTHDWRKFLKPSELAAGLRPHGVTVRDITGVVYNPLRDEFSLSRRDLDTNYMLWAGAAA, encoded by the coding sequence ATGTCTGCCACAAGCACCGCCTCAGCAACTTCCCGCGCTTCAGCAGCCGCCGCGTCGCCATCGGGCGGCACGGTCGATGCCGGGGAGATCGCCCGTTTCAGCGCCATCGCGGCGCAGTGGTGGGACCCGCGCGGCAAGTTCAAGCCGCTGCACAAGTACAATCCCGTCCGAATCGGCTATATCCGCGACGCGGTGTGCGCCCGGTTCGGCCGCGACCCCACCGCCCCGCAGCCCCTCGCGGGACTGCGTTTCGTCGATATCGGCTGCGGCGGCGGCCTTCTGGCCGAACCGCTGGCCCGGCTGGGAGCCGAGGTCGTCGGCATCGACGCGGCCGAGCGGAACGTGAAGGTCGCGGCGCAGCACGCGGAGGAATCAGGCGTGACCGTCGATTACCGCCACACCACGGCGGAAGATCTGGCCGAGGCCGGAGAACGGTTCGACGTGGTGCTGGCGCTGGAGGTGGTCGAGCACGTGGCCGACGTGCCGCTGTTCCTGCGCTCCCTCTGCACCCTGATGAAGCCGGACGGGGATCCGGGGAGCATGCTGTTCCTTGCGACCATCAATCGCACGCCGAAGTCGTTCGCGCTGGCGATCGTGGGAGCCGAATACGTGCTCCGCTGGCTGCCCCGCGGCACCCACGACTGGCGCAAGTTCCTGAAGCCCTCGGAACTGGCGGCCGGGCTGCGTCCCCATGGCGTGACGGTGCGCGACATCACCGGCGTGGTCTACAACCCGCTGCGCGACGAGTTTTCGCTCAGCCGGCGCGACCTGGACACCAACTACATGCTGTGGGCCGGCGCCGCGGCCTGA
- a CDS encoding helix-turn-helix domain-containing protein, with protein MGDTRLRKLHIVEEGRSGQGPAPRMVPGSNEPGVGDVLRSRRLALGYDLQEVAVALRIRFAYLEAIEEGRFSDLPGATYVSGFLRTYAEHLGLDPQMVLRRFKEESSGALTAKPELYLPKPVPEGRIPGGALLLVAVLLAGAAYGGWYYVNSTGRDLVDLVPELPDRIASALNVTPAAPPPGLVVPVTPSEPGPAAPEARTAEAPPAAVAVPPPAAVPAAQPSPSAATPQAPLPEVPLPQAPPPAAAAMPAPAPSSAPPSTAATAAEEAEEEESPIVESTPITAPNSDPRAAQASQQGAAPAAPPPAIPAPPTAPGQVAALPMPPAPPAAPEAGQGDARIYGAINGQSRIQIRATQDSWIQVRDGTGDLLMTRVLRPGDVYRVPDQPGLRMVTGNAGGLMVSVDGGQGSALGGQGQVMRDVQLDPQRLAAGAR; from the coding sequence ATGGGCGACACCAGACTCAGGAAACTCCACATCGTCGAGGAAGGCCGGAGCGGGCAGGGACCCGCACCCCGCATGGTCCCGGGTTCCAACGAACCCGGAGTGGGCGACGTTCTGCGCAGCCGCCGGCTGGCGCTTGGCTACGACCTCCAGGAGGTCGCGGTGGCCCTGCGCATCCGGTTCGCCTATCTGGAGGCGATCGAGGAGGGGCGGTTCAGCGACCTTCCCGGCGCCACCTATGTGTCCGGTTTCCTGCGGACCTATGCGGAGCATCTCGGGCTCGACCCGCAGATGGTGCTGCGCCGCTTCAAGGAGGAATCCTCCGGCGCCCTGACCGCCAAGCCGGAGCTTTACCTGCCCAAGCCGGTCCCGGAAGGCCGCATCCCCGGCGGAGCGCTGCTGCTGGTCGCGGTCCTGCTGGCCGGCGCCGCCTATGGCGGCTGGTACTATGTCAATTCCACCGGACGCGACCTGGTCGATCTGGTGCCCGAACTGCCCGACCGCATCGCCAGCGCGCTCAACGTGACGCCGGCCGCGCCCCCTCCCGGGCTGGTCGTTCCGGTCACCCCGTCGGAACCCGGTCCGGCGGCACCCGAGGCCCGGACGGCCGAAGCGCCGCCCGCGGCCGTCGCGGTTCCGCCTCCCGCCGCTGTCCCGGCGGCCCAGCCGTCGCCCTCCGCCGCGACGCCGCAAGCCCCGCTGCCAGAGGTCCCACTGCCACAGGCACCGCCGCCTGCCGCGGCGGCGATGCCGGCTCCCGCCCCCTCGTCGGCGCCCCCCTCCACCGCGGCGACCGCCGCCGAGGAGGCCGAGGAGGAGGAGAGCCCGATCGTCGAGTCGACGCCCATCACGGCGCCGAACAGCGACCCGCGCGCCGCCCAGGCGTCGCAGCAGGGTGCCGCGCCCGCCGCGCCTCCGCCCGCCATCCCCGCTCCCCCGACGGCGCCCGGCCAGGTGGCCGCGCTGCCGATGCCGCCGGCGCCTCCGGCCGCTCCGGAAGCGGGTCAGGGGGATGCCAGGATCTACGGCGCCATCAACGGGCAGTCGCGGATCCAGATCCGGGCCACCCAGGACAGCTGGATCCAGGTGCGGGACGGGACCGGCGACCTGCTGATGACCCGTGTCCTCCGCCCCGGCGACGTCTATCGCGTGCCCGACCAGCCGGGCCTGCGGATGGTCACCGGCAACGCGGGCGGCCTGATGGTTTCGGTTGACGGCGGGCAGGGCAGCGCCCTGGGCGGGCAGGGTCAGGTGATGCGCGACGTCCAGCTCGATCCGCAACGGTTGGCCGCCGGAGCGCGCTGA